A region of the Anaerolineae bacterium genome:
TGCGAAGGAGCCAGAGGCGATGGCTGCGCCGATATCGCGATTGTCGTAAACGACCGTGGCCAGTGCCTCTACATCTGATACCTTCCAGTTAGTCTCTTGGGCGATGGTGGCTTTGGCCGCAGCAGTGAGCACTAGATGGGTCTCGATCTCGCCGCTTGCAGCCAGCGCCTCTAACAGACGGATGCCGTAGATCACGCCCGAAGCGCCAGTGATCCCGATGATTAGCCGCTCAGGCATGGATCGGATACTCCCGGGCCGCGCGCACCAGCGCGCGAAGGTTGTCGGGGGGAGTCGCCCGCGGCACCTCGCAGCCGGCAGAGAGGATCACCTTGTATCCACCTGCAGCTCGGATCGCCGCCTGGCCCGCAGTGTACACCTCTTCAGGGGTGCCTTCCAACAAGTGTTTTACCGTGTCCACGTTTCCTTTCAAGCAGACCCCCTCCCCCATACGACGGCGGGCCAGGCCCAGATCGGACTCGGTGTTGTGGATATCCGCGCCGACGCCGGCGAACGACGTCAACAAGTGTTCCGTATTGCCACAGGCGTGGTACTTGACTTTGGCCCCCGCTTGCTGCAGTGCCCGGCACACCCGTCGCATGTAGGGGAGGCTGAAGGCCTCATAATGCCAAGGGGAGAGAAGCGACGCTACGGCGTCCCCTGCACCGATGATATCCGCGCCCGCCGCCAGTTGTGCCAGCCCGAAACGGATCTCCATCTCTACGGCGAATTCCAGCATATCCCGCACGAAGTCAGGGCGGTCTATAATGTCTAGCATGGTCTGCTGCAAGCCATGCAATACCGTCACCTCTTGGAAGGGAGATTCGATCCAGCCCAGGATCGCTCGTTGCCCGCCCACTCGCTTCCGGAATAGCCGCACTGCTTCCACTCGATCGCGCATCCGCTCAGCTCGCAGTGGATCCGGGATTTCTAGCCTGGCTAGATCGGCCGGATCGCGGATTGCTGGCTCGACTGCGGAGGGCACGCCATCCTCAGGAAAGTGGCAACGCACCCCGCAGGCATGTGCCTCGCGCACTGGATCCGAGCAGACGGTTACGATGTCTAGGTCATATGCCTCCGCCGCTGCACACTGCGCTTCCACCAATAGGCGGGCATTTTGTACGTATTGATCGTATGGCACGCCGATGTGCGCAGCTGCAAAGGTCATGAGCAAGGGGCCGGCTGGGATCTCGGCCCCGCGCACTCCAGCAATCGCTGCCATCACTCGTTCGTATCCGTTCATTTTCACTTGATCCCCATGTGTACCACAACAGTGCCCAGCGTCAACGGACGATAGCGGACATGACGCAACCCCACCGCTTCCATAATCGCCTTCAGCGCCTCTGGCGAAGGGAACCGCTCGGTGGAACGAGGGAGATAGGCGTAGGCATCGCGCCGTCCAGTGAGCAGCCCGCCTACGATGGGCACCAGGTGAAAAAAGTAGAGCCGATAGATCGCTCCCCATAATCCATGTGGCGGTGGTGTGGTTTCCAGGCAGATAACACGGCCGCCCGGCTTGGCTACCCGCCGTTGTTCAGCGAACGCAGTGTGGATATCGGCCACGTTGCGCATGGCGAAGCCAGAGGTCACGACATCGAAAGCGTCATCGGCGAAAGGTAGGCGACACGCATTCCCTTCGACAAACTGTATGGTTCCCCTATGCCGCTTTTGCTGTCCGATCAATATCATCTCGTGGGTGAAGTCCACGCCTACTACATGAGCATCCGGCACCTGGCGCAACGCCTCATAGCCGATCTCACCAGTTCCGGTGGCCACATCCAGCAGCCACCCGCCAGGCGGCAGCTGAGCCAGCCGTATCACGTACTGCCGCCACGCCCGATCGCGTCCACCGGTCATCAAGCGGTTCATCAGATCATATCGCCGGGCGATAGCGGCAAACATGCGGTTCACATAAACCGCTTTTTCAGCGTCACTTGGCATCATCAGCTAAAACCAATCCAACCCGGCCATCCCCGCCGCTGTGGGCTGGAAGAGGACTTCCAGGAACGGCATAGCCACATCAGGAATGCTCACATCAGGATCACCGGCCACATCAGGGAGCGAGCGGAATCCCATCACCAATTGCATTAGCCGATCCTGCGGGATCCGGCAGGTAATCCCTCCTGTAGGCGGCGCATCTACCACGATCAGGTGACCATAGCGGCAGGCCAGTGCAATGGTACCTAGCTCGGTCTCCAGGTTGACGCGCCCGCGCCAATCTCGCAGCGCTGAACGTAGGAAGCGGGCGTTCAACTCCTCGCTCAGCTTGCTGAAAGCCGAGTAAAGGTCTATGAAGCGAGCCATCCACCCGCCTTCAGGCGCGGTCTCTTCAATCAATGTGACATGACAGGCGCGGCGCAGCCAGCTCACCAGTGGATCATCTCGGATAGCGATGATCTGAAGCGAACCAGCGTCTTCAGGGGCTTGACCGGCTACATGGCC
Encoded here:
- a CDS encoding uroporphyrinogen decarboxylase family protein; the encoded protein is MNGYERVMAAIAGVRGAEIPAGPLLMTFAAAHIGVPYDQYVQNARLLVEAQCAAAEAYDLDIVTVCSDPVREAHACGVRCHFPEDGVPSAVEPAIRDPADLARLEIPDPLRAERMRDRVEAVRLFRKRVGGQRAILGWIESPFQEVTVLHGLQQTMLDIIDRPDFVRDMLEFAVEMEIRFGLAQLAAGADIIGAGDAVASLLSPWHYEAFSLPYMRRVCRALQQAGAKVKYHACGNTEHLLTSFAGVGADIHNTESDLGLARRRMGEGVCLKGNVDTVKHLLEGTPEEVYTAGQAAIRAAGGYKVILSAGCEVPRATPPDNLRALVRAAREYPIHA
- a CDS encoding ubiquinone/menaquinone biosynthesis methyltransferase, producing MNRMFAAIARRYDLMNRLMTGGRDRAWRQYVIRLAQLPPGGWLLDVATGTGEIGYEALRQVPDAHVVGVDFTHEMILIGQQKRHRGTIQFVEGNACRLPFADDAFDVVTSGFAMRNVADIHTAFAEQRRVAKPGGRVICLETTPPPHGLWGAIYRLYFFHLVPIVGGLLTGRRDAYAYLPRSTERFPSPEALKAIMEAVGLRHVRYRPLTLGTVVVHMGIK